From the Prunus dulcis chromosome 4, ALMONDv2, whole genome shotgun sequence genome, one window contains:
- the LOC117626681 gene encoding 60S ribosomal export protein NMD3-like, translating to MAEEAGMFMVHQTVGSVLCCKCGIPMAPNAANMCVKCLRSEVDITEGLQKHVTIVHCPECDCYLQPPRTWIKAQLESKELLTFCVKRLKNLNKVRLVHAEFIWTEPHSKRIKVKLKVQKEVLNGAILEQSYVVEYVQQEHMCESCSRVQANPDQWVASVQLRQHVSHRRTFFYLEQLILRHGAAASAIKIKQMEQGIDFFFANRSHGVKFVEFVGKVAPVRSRSDKQLVSHDSKSNNYNYKHTFSVEISPICREDLICLPPKVRSSLGNLGPLVICTKVTNSVALFDPFTLRHCFLDTDQYWRYSFKSLHTSRELVEYIVLDIEIISPEVNVGGSRFALADAQVARVSDFGKNDTIFNIKTHLGHLLNPGDYALGYDLYGANSNDDELEKYKGLVIPDAILIKKSYEEKRQKKHAKARPWKLKSLGMEVDDKAKLDQEKVDSEYEQFLKDLEENPEMRLNISLYHNEEYRPSERASMTDGEDAPSVPLEELLADLELRDDEDEDDSSMRE from the coding sequence ATGGCTGAAGAGGCAGGTATGTTTATGGTTCATCAAACTGTTGGCAGTGTACTATGTTGCAAATGCGGTATCCCCATGGCACCAAATGCTGCCAATATGTGTGTCAAGTGTTTGCGCTCTGAAGTTGATATTACGGAAGGTTTGCAGAAGCATGTGACCATTGTTCATTGTCCAGAGTGTGATTGCTACTTGCAGCCTCCAAGAACTTGGATCAAAGCCCAATTAGAATCAAAGGAGCTGCTAACCTTCTGTGTTAAGAGATTGAAGAATTTGAATAAAGTTAGGCTAGTTCATGCCGAGTTTATTTGGACTGAACCTCACTCCAAGAGGATCAAGGTTAAGTTGAAAGTTCAGAAGGAGGTTCTTAATGGAGCAATACTTGAACAATCATATGTTGTGGAGTATGTTCAACAAGAGCATATGTGTGAGTCTTGTTCAAGGGTTCAGGCCAACCCTGACCAATGGGTTGCATCTGTGCAACTCCGCCAGCATGTTTCTCACCGACGCACGTTTTTCTATCTCGAGCAGCTGATCCTGAGGCATGGTGCTGCTGCTAGTGCCATAAAAATAAAGCAGATGGAACAAGGTATCGACTTCTTTTTTGCAAACCGAAGTCATGGTGTGAAATTTGTGGAATTTGTTGGTAAAGTTGCTCCAGTAAGGAGTCGCAGTGACAAACAGCTTGTTTCCCATGATTCTAAAagtaataattataattataagcATACATTCTCAGTTGAGATAAGCCCCATTTGCCGTGAAGATTTGATTTGTCTGCCTCCCAAGGTCAGGTCCAGTTTGGGAAACCTCGGTCCTCTTGTGATCTGCACTAAAGTGACCAACAGTGTTGCTTTGTTTGATCCTTTCACCCTGAGACATTGTTTCCTTGATACTGATCAGTATTGGAGGTATTCCTTTAAATCTCTACATACAAGCCGGGAGCTAGTGGAGTATATAGTGCTTGATATCGAGATTATTTCGCCTGAAGTTAATGTTGGTGGCTCAAGGTTTGCTTTAGCTGATGCACAAGTTGCTCGCGTCTCTGACTTTGGAAAGAATGATActattttcaatattaaaaCACATCTTGGCCATCTTTTAAACCCCGGGGATTATGCTCTTGGTTACGACTTATATGGGGCTAACAGTAATGACGATGAACTAGAGAAGTACAAGGGTCTAGTCATTCCTGATGCAATTTTAATAAAGAAGAGCTACGAAGAAAAGCGACAGAAGAAGCACGCGAAGGCTCGTCCATGGAAGCTTAAATCCCTTGGCATGGAAGTTGATGATAAAGCTAAACTTGATCAAGAAAAGGTGGACTCTGAGTATGAGCAGTTCTTGAAGGATCTGGAGGAGAACCCTGAGATGAGGTTAAATATATCATTATACCATAATGAAGAGTACCGGCCGTCAGAGAGGGCATCCATGACTGATGGGGAAGATGCACCTTCTGTCCCACTTGAAGAGTTGCTTGCTGACCTTGAACTGCGTGATGACGAGGATGAGGATGATAGTAGCATGAGGGagtaa